The DNA window GGGACGAAATGCTACACGGAAAAATGTCCTGTAGAACGAAGGGCTTTTCCGCCGGGACAACACGGCCAGAACCGTCGCCAGAAGATCTCCGAGTACGGGATCCAGCTTCGCGAGAAGCAGAAGGTGAAGCGATCATACGGATTGCTGGAGACGCAGTTCAGGAACTACTTTGAGCGCGCGTTGAAGCAGACCGGCCGGACAGGCGAAATCCTGGTTAAGACGCTTGAACGCCGCTTTGACAATGTCGTCTACCGGATGGGGCTTGCCCCGTCACGGAAGTCGGCCCGTCAACTGATTCTCCATCGTCATTTTACTGTCAACAATCAGGTCGTTGATATTGCTTCCTACCTCCTGAATCCGGGTGACGTGATCCAGGTTCGCGAGAAGAGCAAGAAGCTGGACCTTATCCATTCCTCGATGAAGCGCGTCAAAGATACGGCAATGCTCCCCTGGCTGAGTCTTGACAAGGCGACGTTGACCGGAACATTTTTGCAGGTTCCGGAGCGCGCCGATGTGCCGCTGCAAGCCAACGAGCAGCTCATCGTCGAGTTGTATTCGAAGTAACCTTAACGGTCGTTCATCAATGTTTCATCAAGGCTGTCCAGAAAGTACTATCAATCCTTACTGCTAGTTCAGGAAATCTCGACTATCGAGGATTCTTGAACCTCAACGTGGTCGAAATGACATTTCGACCTACATTTTGGACAGCCTCCAACGTCCTCGCGAACAGCGAGAGGAAAGAGAACTATGAGCAACGCATTAGTTCAGATGCCAGAAAAGATCGAGATCGACGAGAGCTCCCTGACCCCAACCTTTGGGCGCTTCACTGTCCAGCCGCTCGAGAAGGGTTTCGGAGTTACGCTTGGCAATTCTTTCCGACGAGTGCTGCTGTCTTCACTTCCCGGAACGGCGACTACTGCCATACGGGTTGACGGCATCCAGCATGAGTTCTCCACGATCAAAGGTGTGGTGGAAGATGTCGCCGATCTGGTCTTGAACCTTAAGCAGGTTCGAATGAAACCCATCAACAAAAAGCTCACGAAAGTGACGCTGGTTGTCAAGGGACCCGGAGAATTGAAAGCCGGTGACATTCAGAAAGCCTCCGCCGAACTTGAGGTTCTGAATCCGCAACTTCACCTCGCCACGCTCGGCAAGGAAGCCAACTTCGAACTCGAGCTCCGGCTCGGCCGCGGCAAGGGATACGTCCCGTCCGAAGAGAACAAGGCCCCGGATCAGCCGATCGGGACGATTGCGATCGATTCGATTTTCACGCCGATCAGAAACGTCCGGTTCTTTGTCGAACCGACACGCGTCGGCGGGCAGACAGATTTCGAGAAGTTGATCCTCGAGATCGAGACAGACGGATCGACTTCACCGGAAGAGGCGCTCACGCACGCGGGCAAGATCCTGCGCGATCACATCCAGCTCTTCATCAACTTTGAAGCGGAGCCGGAGACCGAGAAAGTGGAGAGCGAAGAAGAGGCGAAGCTGGCATCGATCCGAAAGACCCTCAAGATGTCCGTGGATGAACTGGAGCTTTCGGTCCGCTCGCACAACTGCTTACGGTCTGCAAATATCAAAACCATCGCCGATCTCGTCCGCAAGGATGAATCGGAACTTCTGAAATTCCGGAATTTCGGCCGCAAGTCGCTCGCCGAGTTGTCTGCGATCGTCGATGAACTGGCTCTGAATTTTGGGATGGATGTGGATAAGTATCTGAAAGACAGCAACGAGTAAGCCTGGATGTCCGGCAGAATGACCTCGTGCCCTGTTGTGTTTAGCTATCACTAAGAGGAACTGAAGAATGCGTCATCGAAAGTCAGGTCGAAAACTCGGAAGAACCGCAAGCCATCGCAAAGCGACGCTCTCGGCCTTGAGCGTGGCGGTCATCCGGCACAAGAAGATACGCACAACGACGGCGAAGGCGAAAGAAGCCCGGTCTGTGGTGGAGAAGCTCATTACGCGGGCAAAGCGGGCTGTGGCGAAAGAAGGCGATGGAAAGCCGAAAGATGTCCATGCACGCCGTGAGGTGTTCGCGTTCCTTCGTGACCGGGAAGCCGTGACCACACTCTTCAACGATATCGCTCCGAAAGTGGCAACACGCGCCGGAGGCTACACGCGCGTCGTGAAACTTGGAAGGCGCCACGGTGACGGCGCTGAAGTTGCTATCGTGGAACTGGTCGATTTCAACACCGGCCAGGAAAAAGTTGCGCCAAAGACAAAGGCAAAAGCTGCTGCAGCTCGCAAGCGGGGACCAAAGAAGGGTAAGCCCGAATCATCAAAGAAAGCCGAAAAGGCAACGACAGAAGCCGCACCGGAAACGCCGGCAAACGCTGAACCGTCGGAGCCCAAGGCCGCGGAGTCTAACTCCAAATAGTGAGAGTAGACTGTTCTTTCTGGTTTTGTCGAAGAGAGGGAAGTCTCCATGCTCAAAATCACGTCTGCTGAATTTCTCCAGGGTGTAGCGGATCTTCACCAGCTTCCGAAGAATGAGCTGAAAGAAGTCCTGTTCATCGGCCGGTCGAATGTCGGCAAGTCGTCGTTGCTGAACAAGATGTGCAATCGCAAGAGCCTCGCCCGATCGAGCTCCACGCCGGGCAAGACCAGGGAAATCAACTACTACATCATCAACAATCAGTTTTATTTCGTCGATCTCCCGGGATATGGTTACGCCAAGGTGCCGGAACAGATGCGCGCGGGATGGAAACGCCTCATCGAGGATTTCCTCAAACGCGGACGCCCCATCGCACTGGGTATGCAGCTGATCGACTCCCGCCAGGAACCGACTCCGCTCGATCTCATGATGATGGACTGGCTCGAGTACTACGAGATTCCCGACCTGCTTATCCTGACGAAAGCCGACAAGCTGCCCGTGAGCAAGCTCACCAAGCAGCTCGAGGCCTACAAGGTTCGCTTCAACCAGCAGCTGACGGAAGGTTCATGCCGGGGAATCGTGCCGTTCTCCATCATCACGAGCGAAGGCAAGGGTGAATTGCTTCGC is part of the Ignavibacteriales bacterium genome and encodes:
- a CDS encoding DNA-directed RNA polymerase subunit alpha; protein product: MSNALVQMPEKIEIDESSLTPTFGRFTVQPLEKGFGVTLGNSFRRVLLSSLPGTATTAIRVDGIQHEFSTIKGVVEDVADLVLNLKQVRMKPINKKLTKVTLVVKGPGELKAGDIQKASAELEVLNPQLHLATLGKEANFELELRLGRGKGYVPSEENKAPDQPIGTIAIDSIFTPIRNVRFFVEPTRVGGQTDFEKLILEIETDGSTSPEEALTHAGKILRDHIQLFINFEAEPETEKVESEEEAKLASIRKTLKMSVDELELSVRSHNCLRSANIKTIADLVRKDESELLKFRNFGRKSLAELSAIVDELALNFGMDVDKYLKDSNE
- the rpsD gene encoding 30S ribosomal protein S4; translated protein: GTKCYTEKCPVERRAFPPGQHGQNRRQKISEYGIQLREKQKVKRSYGLLETQFRNYFERALKQTGRTGEILVKTLERRFDNVVYRMGLAPSRKSARQLILHRHFTVNNQVVDIASYLLNPGDVIQVREKSKKLDLIHSSMKRVKDTAMLPWLSLDKATLTGTFLQVPERADVPLQANEQLIVELYSK
- the yihA gene encoding ribosome biogenesis GTP-binding protein YihA/YsxC, translated to MLKITSAEFLQGVADLHQLPKNELKEVLFIGRSNVGKSSLLNKMCNRKSLARSSSTPGKTREINYYIINNQFYFVDLPGYGYAKVPEQMRAGWKRLIEDFLKRGRPIALGMQLIDSRQEPTPLDLMMMDWLEYYEIPDLLILTKADKLPVSKLTKQLEAYKVRFNQQLTEGSCRGIVPFSIITSEGKGELLRLIDVHMNHALNQKKEAV